One region of Nitrosopumilaceae archaeon genomic DNA includes:
- a CDS encoding 50S ribosomal protein L11, translating into MADIQTVSALVTGGQANAGPPLGPTLGPLGVNILQIVTAINEKTKDFEGMKVPVTVAVDKKTKQWTVEVGIPSAAALILKEAGIQKGSGTSGATWVGDIKMDSIIKVAKLKIDSSYAQDIKGAAKEIVGTCLPLGVKIDGKNPKEITVEINSGKWDDKLK; encoded by the coding sequence ATGGCAGATATACAGACTGTTTCCGCACTTGTTACGGGAGGACAAGCAAATGCAGGTCCTCCACTTGGTCCAACACTTGGTCCATTAGGTGTCAACATTTTACAAATTGTAACTGCCATAAATGAGAAGACAAAAGACTTTGAAGGAATGAAAGTTCCTGTTACAGTTGCAGTTGATAAGAAAACAAAACAGTGGACAGTCGAGGTTGGAATTCCATCTGCAGCAGCACTCATACTAAAAGAAGCTGGCATTCAGAAAGGATCTGGGACTTCAGGAGCAACATGGGTTGGAGATATCAAAATGGATTCAATAATCAAAGTAGCAAAGTTGAAAATTGATTCTTCTTATGCACAAGACATCAAAGGTGCAGCAAAAGAAATTGTGGGCACCTGTTTGCCACTAGGAGTAAAAATCGATGGTAAGAATCCGAAAGAGATTACTGTTGAGATAAACTCAGGCAAGTGGGATGATAAATTAAAGTAA
- a CDS encoding Lrp/AsnC family transcriptional regulator → MKILTELTKDGNVSVPNLSKRLGINTSVLYSRIKRLLKKKLIKKFTIVVDESLIGIGVRATMGINRDPKQKEQIHKALLKTPEVIMMSEVTGRFDMLLTVRAKNLEELHSVAIEKIGKIEGIQNTETFVELQRTEKDQSYELKE, encoded by the coding sequence ATGAAAATTCTTACCGAACTTACAAAAGACGGTAATGTCTCCGTACCAAATCTCTCAAAAAGGTTAGGAATTAACACATCTGTTTTGTATAGTAGGATAAAGAGATTACTCAAAAAGAAACTGATAAAAAAATTCACAATTGTAGTAGATGAATCACTTATTGGCATAGGTGTGCGGGCTACAATGGGAATAAATCGCGATCCAAAACAAAAAGAGCAGATCCACAAGGCATTACTGAAAACTCCCGAGGTCATTATGATGTCTGAAGTGACTGGAAGATTTGATATGTTACTTACAGTACGAGCCAAAAATCTAGAGGAATTGCACTCTGTAGCAATAGAAAAGATTGGAAAAATAGAGGGAATTCAAAATACAGAAACCTTCGTGGAACTACAACGAACAGAAAAAGACCAGTCTTACGAATTAAAAGAATAA
- a CDS encoding 50S ribosomal protein L1 — translation MISDAHLTQMIGEAKKSQKQRKFKQSVELIMVFRDIDVKKGFAINETVQLPKTLSQPASVCVVASGDLGLKAKSANADRIVDGTEVNKIGANKRESRKLINGFDFFLSDTSLMATVGKTLGQFMGPRGKMPTPVPFNAPIDSILERFRSSIRVRLRNSLSLACKIGDETMSDEDLTANANAVISLVEKKLPSGDKNIKKIMIKTTMGKLVKQPLVEKK, via the coding sequence ATGATTAGCGATGCTCATCTAACTCAGATGATAGGAGAGGCAAAGAAAAGTCAGAAACAACGCAAGTTCAAACAATCCGTAGAGCTAATCATGGTTTTTAGAGATATTGATGTAAAGAAGGGTTTTGCAATAAATGAGACTGTTCAACTTCCAAAAACGCTTAGTCAACCAGCGTCTGTCTGTGTTGTAGCTTCAGGAGATCTCGGTTTGAAGGCAAAAAGTGCCAATGCAGATAGAATAGTAGATGGAACCGAAGTAAACAAAATAGGTGCAAACAAGCGCGAATCAAGAAAGCTGATTAACGGTTTTGATTTTTTCCTTTCAGACACTTCACTTATGGCAACTGTAGGTAAGACTCTGGGTCAGTTTATGGGTCCAAGAGGTAAGATGCCAACGCCAGTTCCTTTCAATGCACCAATTGATTCAATTTTAGAAAGATTCCGATCTTCAATACGTGTCAGACTACGAAATTCACTTTCTCTTGCATGTAAGATAGGCGATGAGACAATGTCTGATGAAGATCTAACTGCAAATGCTAATGCAGTGATTAGCTTGGTAGAAAAAAAATTACCAAGTGGAGATAAGAACATTAAAAAAATTATGATAAAAACCACCATGGGAAAACTCGTTAAACAACCACTAGTAGAAAAGAAGTAA
- a CDS encoding 50S ribosomal protein L10, protein MHQNRTKYPQKKSLMYQQLQELPKKYNVIALVRMEKVRSSQLLPLRKKFKGEVEIVSIKDKVAQKALAGLKMPSIDKMVDKLVGQCVLMFTNMTPFKLNILLSKNKIMMAARGGDLASIDVVIKAGNTGITPGPILTDFKEAGVATKIDQGTIWITKDSIPAKKGAVISEKLATLLSKLDVKPVEAGIILDAAVAEDILYAKNELVIDVEKYRDAFAQAHHEAMALAIEIGYVTKENVSTILAKAAQQARSVALEAGILTDDIKDQVIQKANAQANALARKAKNYTPQ, encoded by the coding sequence ATGCACCAAAATAGAACAAAATATCCACAAAAGAAATCGTTGATGTATCAACAACTCCAAGAGCTTCCAAAAAAATATAATGTAATTGCTCTTGTAAGAATGGAAAAAGTAAGATCATCACAATTATTGCCTTTAAGAAAAAAATTCAAAGGCGAAGTAGAAATTGTTAGCATAAAAGACAAAGTTGCACAAAAGGCACTAGCTGGACTGAAAATGCCTTCTATTGACAAGATGGTAGACAAACTAGTTGGACAATGTGTATTGATGTTCACAAACATGACTCCTTTCAAACTAAACATCTTACTTAGTAAAAACAAGATAATGATGGCTGCACGTGGTGGAGATCTTGCAAGTATCGATGTTGTAATCAAGGCAGGAAATACTGGCATTACACCAGGTCCAATTCTTACTGACTTTAAAGAAGCTGGCGTAGCTACAAAAATTGATCAAGGAACAATTTGGATAACAAAGGATTCTATCCCTGCCAAAAAAGGAGCAGTTATTTCTGAAAAGCTTGCCACATTACTAAGTAAGCTTGATGTAAAACCAGTAGAAGCCGGCATAATACTTGATGCAGCTGTTGCAGAAGATATCCTATATGCAAAGAACGAATTAGTAATAGATGTAGAAAAGTATCGTGACGCATTTGCACAGGCACATCATGAGGCGATGGCGCTTGCAATAGAAATCGGTTATGTCACCAAAGAAAACGTATCAACAATACTTGCAAAGGCAGCTCAGCAAGCAAGATCTGTTGCATTGGAAGCAGGAATTCTAACTGATGATATCAAGGATCAAGTAATACAAAAGGCCAACGCACAAGCAAATGCACTAGCTAGAAAGGCAAAGAATTACACTCCACAGTAG
- a CDS encoding trimeric intracellular cation channel family protein, translating to MTELSPSISTLILALDLFGTMAFAVTGAFKAIEHKADIVGIIILATITGVAGGTIRDVMIGHFPPHSISNPLYVVITVLTGIAIFFLYPRIQKHWNLFLKFDALGLGVFTIIGATFAYDVFGLNFLAMALAGMLTAVGGGILRDMFVNEIPIVFVKELYASASFVGVVTFFILLSVNAEPNIATFAGIATSTILRLVAMKYNWNLPKVREKL from the coding sequence TTGACTGAACTATCCCCATCGATTTCTACTCTTATTTTGGCACTCGATCTTTTTGGAACAATGGCGTTTGCTGTTACTGGAGCATTCAAAGCCATTGAACACAAGGCAGACATTGTAGGGATAATAATTTTAGCTACAATAACAGGTGTAGCGGGTGGAACTATCAGAGATGTGATGATAGGTCATTTTCCACCTCATTCCATTTCAAATCCGTTGTATGTGGTAATTACAGTTTTAACGGGAATTGCCATATTCTTTCTATATCCAAGAATACAGAAACACTGGAATCTGTTTTTAAAATTTGATGCCTTGGGGCTAGGAGTATTTACAATAATTGGTGCAACATTTGCGTATGATGTTTTTGGACTAAACTTTCTTGCAATGGCATTAGCCGGAATGCTTACTGCAGTTGGGGGAGGAATCTTGAGAGACATGTTTGTAAACGAAATTCCAATAGTGTTTGTAAAGGAACTTTATGCTTCTGCAAGTTTTGTAGGTGTTGTAACTTTCTTTATTCTTCTAAGCGTTAATGCAGAACCAAACATAGCTACATTTGCTGGAATTGCAACTTCCACAATACTTAGACTTGTTGCAATGAAGTATAATTGGAATCTGCCAAAGGTACGAGAAAAACTGTAA
- the rpl12p gene encoding 50S ribosomal protein P1 has protein sequence MEYVYAALLLHKQKKEINEANITSVIKASGAAVNEAQVKALVAALADVNIDEAIKAAPVAVAAAPAAAAASGGKEEKKEVETPSAKTEEQAMEGLSALFG, from the coding sequence ATGGAATATGTATATGCCGCATTACTTTTGCACAAGCAAAAGAAGGAAATCAACGAAGCTAATATTACAAGTGTAATCAAAGCTTCAGGAGCTGCAGTAAACGAAGCACAAGTAAAGGCACTTGTAGCAGCACTCGCTGACGTAAACATTGATGAAGCTATCAAAGCAGCCCCAGTAGCAGTAGCAGCAGCACCTGCCGCAGCAGCCGCATCTGGTGGAAAGGAAGAAAAGAAAGAAGTAGAGACACCATCTGCTAAGACCGAAGAACAAGCAATGGAAGGCCTCTCTGCATTATTTGGTTAG
- the alaS gene encoding alanine--tRNA ligase, with the protein MDKEQILAKFSTDPDRYYKVALFENEGFVRKSCTKCKRYFWTIDTNQNFCPDDSENNYSFIGNPPTKKRFDYVQAWREVESFFVQNGHKSVSRYPVVCRWRDDLYFTIASIVDFQRVMGSKVVFEFPANPLVVPQTCLRFKDIENVGVTGRHFSSFCMIGQHSIPNSQGYWKDKCVDLDFRLLTERFGIDKKEIVFVEDVWVGGGSFGSSLEYFVRGLELGNAVFTEFQGDLENYSVLDQKIIDMGAGLERFAWITMGTPTAYDCCFGPITKNLIQKACIDLDSKIISNYFISIAKSLGDSKDISIARKIAAKQAGIDEIRFNKTIAPLEGIYLIADHLRTLVFAISDGALPSNVGGGYNLRMILRRTVATMDRFGWNFDLKELVDMHVDYLKSTYPELEETRNDVKTIIGIESERYNESKTRMKGIASTLKNQDKKLTVDDLIRLYESDGITPDFLKETQIISEIPPTFYERLSDLHQSEKQEKKEDLDLKGIPDTELLYYKHDPEEFEARVLKIIKNKLVVLDKTSFYPRGGGQEPDHGEIGTFEVIDVNKHGNVVVHEIKGGTLKEGEIVKCAIDASRRYGITRNHTSTHVLNASARKTLGSWIWQHSAFKEKDYGRLDITHHSNLTEDDVAKIEDLANFTIRRDVPIMINEFERGNAEQKYGFRIYQGGVVPVKLVRIVNIEGYDVEACGGTHVKKTGEIGLIKITKAERIQDGVVRMEFVSGETAIKYTQNQDRKISQIVKLLGSSKEKIMESFEHTIKDADSSKKKLKQLIKRVSEPTAKNVILQAKNLGKVKLYSTIDEDMDEEFHIAVGEQTIKMDPSMIYCALILKNDGIRIVAFAGPEAVKTKKAGDLVRDVSKILGGSGGGNEIFGQGGGKDLSKLKDALIAAEQSILEK; encoded by the coding sequence ATGGACAAGGAACAAATTCTTGCAAAGTTTTCTACCGATCCTGATAGGTATTACAAAGTAGCATTATTTGAAAATGAAGGATTTGTACGAAAATCATGCACAAAATGTAAACGATATTTCTGGACTATAGATACTAATCAAAACTTTTGCCCTGATGATTCTGAAAATAATTATTCATTTATTGGCAATCCCCCCACAAAGAAAAGATTTGATTATGTTCAAGCATGGAGAGAAGTAGAATCTTTTTTTGTGCAAAACGGCCACAAATCAGTCAGCAGATACCCAGTTGTCTGCAGATGGCGCGATGATCTGTATTTTACAATAGCATCAATTGTAGACTTTCAAAGAGTTATGGGTTCTAAGGTTGTTTTTGAATTTCCTGCAAATCCATTAGTGGTTCCACAAACTTGTCTTAGATTCAAAGACATTGAAAATGTTGGAGTTACAGGAAGACATTTTTCTAGTTTTTGTATGATTGGACAGCACAGTATTCCAAATTCACAAGGATATTGGAAAGACAAATGTGTTGATCTAGATTTTCGACTACTAACAGAAAGATTTGGCATTGATAAAAAAGAAATAGTTTTTGTAGAAGATGTATGGGTGGGAGGTGGTTCATTTGGCTCTTCATTAGAATATTTTGTTAGAGGGCTAGAACTTGGAAATGCAGTTTTTACTGAATTTCAAGGAGATCTAGAAAATTATTCTGTTTTAGACCAAAAAATAATAGACATGGGAGCAGGCCTAGAGAGGTTTGCTTGGATTACCATGGGCACTCCAACTGCATATGATTGCTGTTTTGGTCCTATTACAAAAAATCTCATACAAAAAGCATGCATAGATCTTGATTCTAAAATTATATCAAACTATTTCATATCAATAGCAAAAAGCCTTGGCGATTCAAAAGATATATCAATCGCAAGAAAAATTGCTGCAAAACAAGCAGGAATTGATGAAATCCGGTTTAATAAAACAATAGCGCCACTAGAAGGGATTTATCTAATTGCAGATCATCTCAGAACTTTGGTGTTTGCAATTTCTGATGGTGCTTTGCCAAGTAATGTAGGTGGAGGATACAACTTACGAATGATTCTAAGAAGAACAGTAGCTACAATGGATAGGTTTGGCTGGAATTTTGATCTAAAAGAATTAGTTGACATGCATGTGGATTATTTAAAATCAACATATCCAGAATTAGAAGAAACACGAAATGATGTCAAGACCATAATTGGAATAGAAAGTGAGAGATACAATGAATCAAAAACAAGAATGAAAGGCATTGCAAGTACACTAAAGAATCAAGACAAGAAATTAACCGTAGATGATCTTATCAGATTATACGAATCTGATGGAATAACTCCCGACTTTTTAAAAGAGACCCAAATAATTTCTGAAATTCCACCTACATTTTATGAGAGGTTATCAGACTTGCATCAATCAGAAAAACAAGAGAAAAAAGAAGATTTGGACTTGAAAGGAATTCCAGATACCGAATTATTATACTATAAACATGATCCAGAAGAGTTTGAGGCCAGAGTTCTCAAAATAATAAAAAACAAGCTAGTTGTTTTAGACAAGACATCATTTTATCCCAGAGGTGGAGGCCAAGAACCAGATCATGGAGAGATTGGGACCTTTGAGGTGATTGATGTAAATAAACATGGAAATGTCGTAGTTCACGAAATTAAGGGTGGCACATTAAAAGAAGGAGAGATTGTGAAATGTGCAATAGATGCATCTCGTCGATATGGAATAACAAGGAATCACACTAGTACCCATGTGCTAAATGCTTCTGCACGAAAAACTCTGGGATCATGGATTTGGCAACACTCTGCATTTAAGGAAAAAGATTACGGTAGATTAGATATTACTCATCATTCTAACCTGACTGAAGATGATGTAGCGAAAATTGAAGATTTGGCAAACTTTACTATTAGAAGAGATGTTCCCATCATGATTAATGAATTTGAACGAGGAAATGCTGAACAAAAGTATGGATTTAGAATTTACCAAGGCGGTGTAGTTCCAGTAAAATTAGTTAGAATTGTAAACATTGAAGGTTACGATGTAGAAGCATGTGGAGGAACACATGTTAAAAAAACAGGAGAGATAGGACTCATTAAGATTACAAAGGCAGAAAGAATTCAGGATGGAGTTGTCAGAATGGAGTTTGTTTCTGGCGAAACTGCTATAAAATACACTCAAAATCAAGATAGAAAAATTTCTCAGATTGTAAAGTTACTAGGCTCAAGTAAAGAAAAGATAATGGAATCATTTGAACATACCATAAAGGACGCAGATTCTTCCAAGAAAAAGCTAAAACAATTAATCAAACGAGTATCAGAACCTACTGCAAAAAATGTCATACTCCAAGCAAAAAATCTAGGTAAAGTAAAACTATACTCCACGATAGACGAGGACATGGATGAGGAATTCCATATTGCAGTAGGAGAACAAACAATCAAGATGGATCCATCTATGATATATTGTGCATTGATTTTGAAAAACGACGGCATACGAATAGTTGCATTTGCTGGTCCAGAGGCAGTAAAAACAAAGAAGGCTGGAGATTTGGTTCGTGATGTTTCCAAAATCTTAGGCGGTTCCGGAGGAGGAAACGAGATCTTTGGCCAAGGAGGAGGAAAAGACTTGTCCAAACTAAAAGATGCATTAATTGCTGCTGAACAATCTATTTTGGAAAAGTGA
- the leuS gene encoding leucine--tRNA ligase → MTDWSSIESKWRKIWHDEKYFEADPSSQKKFFVTVAYPYPNSPQHIGHGRTYTLADVHARFMRMRGYNVLFPMGFHYTGTPILGMARRVQENDKELIEAFRTLYKVPEKNIVEFSEPVKIADYFHQEIKSGMIEMGYSIDWRREFTTIDPVYNKFIEWQFRKLRSKNLVIQGSHPVGWCPKDQNPVSQHDTLGDVEPSFTEYILIKFRYEKYIIPTATLRPETIFGVTNLWINPQVTYKITNVDNETWIVSAECARKLEFLDKKVKITGEIKGSELVSKKVKVPDRNEEIIIFPASFVKSENGTGIVMSVPAHAPFDYQALEDIKKLSNDQNLASIARTILPISIIQTDGCGEIPAKEVTERFQIEDQNNPKLEEATKELYAKEFYGGKLKQNTGKFAQKTVVEAKEEVKKWILQSNNADILFELNDGPIRCRCGAECVVKLLNDQWFLDYSNKKWKDDTHHWINEMKILPEEIRGEFNYVVDWLRERACARQHGLGTKLPWDKDWIVESLSDSVIYMAYYILAKYVNEKQLVAESLGDEFFDYVFFGEGDSKKIASSSKISYDVLEMIRNEFQYFYPVNARHSGRDLVPNHLTFFVFNHIAIFPKKYWPEEIVVNGSVLMEGKKMSKSMGNIIPLRDAIRTHGADPIRLAILISAELLQDADFNLEAVRGIKNKLENMLGESTKYKAGQFNNQEQEDRWLQSRLQQLIFEITSAMEKMRLREALHYVLYEFDSDMQWYLKRTEAKNRKNTSGILHEIFSARVSMLSPFAPHVAEEMWNKLGNSGIVSKSLWPLVHENKIDAVALQSENLLKSTLEDIKNILKVTKISPKRIIIYTSDPWKTKAYQKILSSVIKGEMNIGILIKSLIADKDTENVKKDPDFVKKTVNDILSEPVESRKSRAKSGLVDEKKILLEINSLVQKEFGVEVQVFGESDTQKYDPKNKARTARPFKPAILIE, encoded by the coding sequence GTGACAGATTGGTCATCTATAGAATCCAAATGGAGAAAAATATGGCATGATGAAAAATATTTCGAGGCAGATCCAAGCTCACAAAAAAAATTTTTTGTCACAGTAGCATACCCATATCCAAATTCTCCACAGCACATAGGCCACGGAAGAACCTATACTTTAGCTGATGTTCATGCAAGATTCATGCGTATGCGTGGTTACAACGTACTTTTTCCAATGGGCTTTCACTACACAGGAACACCAATTCTTGGCATGGCAAGACGTGTTCAAGAAAACGATAAGGAATTAATCGAGGCCTTTAGAACATTATACAAAGTTCCAGAAAAAAATATTGTAGAGTTTTCAGAGCCAGTAAAAATTGCAGATTATTTCCATCAAGAAATAAAATCAGGAATGATAGAGATGGGTTACTCTATAGACTGGAGAAGAGAGTTTACTACAATAGATCCGGTCTACAATAAATTCATAGAATGGCAGTTTAGAAAGTTGAGAAGTAAGAATTTGGTCATTCAAGGATCACATCCTGTTGGCTGGTGCCCAAAAGATCAAAATCCAGTATCACAACATGATACGTTAGGTGATGTAGAACCAAGTTTTACAGAGTATATTCTCATCAAATTCAGATATGAAAAATATATCATACCAACTGCCACACTTAGACCTGAAACAATATTTGGTGTAACAAATCTCTGGATAAACCCACAGGTTACTTACAAGATTACAAACGTAGATAATGAAACATGGATTGTTAGTGCAGAATGCGCGAGAAAACTAGAGTTTCTTGATAAGAAAGTCAAGATAACAGGCGAGATAAAAGGTTCTGAACTTGTAAGCAAAAAAGTCAAAGTTCCAGATAGAAATGAAGAGATCATAATATTTCCTGCAAGCTTTGTCAAGAGTGAAAACGGTACTGGAATTGTAATGTCAGTGCCAGCACATGCACCATTTGACTATCAAGCTTTAGAAGATATTAAAAAGTTGAGCAATGATCAAAATCTTGCTTCCATTGCAAGAACGATTTTACCAATTTCCATCATACAAACTGACGGATGTGGAGAGATTCCTGCAAAGGAAGTTACTGAAAGATTTCAAATAGAAGACCAAAACAATCCCAAACTTGAAGAAGCAACAAAAGAACTTTATGCAAAAGAATTCTACGGAGGAAAATTAAAACAAAACACTGGAAAATTTGCACAAAAAACTGTTGTAGAAGCTAAAGAAGAAGTCAAAAAATGGATTCTGCAAAGTAATAATGCAGATATTTTATTTGAACTAAATGATGGACCGATCCGTTGTAGGTGCGGCGCCGAGTGCGTAGTAAAATTACTCAATGATCAATGGTTTCTAGATTATTCTAATAAAAAATGGAAGGATGATACGCATCATTGGATAAATGAAATGAAGATACTTCCAGAAGAGATACGGGGAGAATTCAATTATGTTGTGGATTGGCTTAGGGAAAGGGCATGTGCAAGACAACACGGTCTTGGTACAAAATTACCGTGGGACAAGGATTGGATAGTTGAGAGTTTGTCAGATTCAGTAATTTACATGGCATACTACATCTTGGCAAAATATGTAAATGAAAAACAACTAGTAGCAGAAAGTCTTGGGGATGAGTTTTTTGATTATGTATTTTTTGGAGAGGGAGATTCAAAGAAAATTGCTTCATCATCTAAAATATCATATGATGTTTTAGAAATGATCAGAAACGAATTTCAGTATTTTTATCCTGTTAATGCAAGACATTCAGGACGTGATCTTGTTCCAAATCATCTAACTTTCTTTGTTTTTAATCATATTGCAATATTTCCCAAAAAATATTGGCCTGAAGAGATAGTAGTAAATGGTTCTGTCTTGATGGAAGGAAAAAAAATGTCAAAATCAATGGGAAACATAATTCCATTACGGGATGCAATTAGAACACATGGAGCTGACCCAATTAGATTAGCTATCTTAATTTCTGCAGAGTTATTGCAGGATGCCGATTTTAATTTGGAAGCAGTTAGAGGAATTAAAAACAAGCTTGAAAACATGTTGGGCGAATCTACCAAATACAAAGCAGGCCAATTCAACAATCAAGAACAAGAAGACAGATGGCTACAAAGTAGACTGCAACAGCTTATCTTTGAAATTACATCAGCTATGGAAAAAATGAGATTACGTGAAGCCTTGCATTATGTACTGTACGAATTTGATTCAGACATGCAATGGTATCTAAAGAGAACAGAGGCAAAGAATAGAAAAAATACATCTGGTATCTTACATGAAATTTTTTCTGCTAGAGTATCCATGCTTTCTCCTTTTGCACCACATGTTGCAGAAGAGATGTGGAATAAATTAGGAAATTCTGGAATTGTTTCAAAATCGTTGTGGCCATTAGTTCATGAAAACAAGATTGATGCCGTAGCACTCCAATCAGAAAATCTTCTCAAATCAACATTGGAAGATATCAAGAACATTCTCAAAGTAACCAAAATTTCACCAAAACGAATCATCATTTATACTTCAGACCCATGGAAGACAAAGGCATACCAAAAGATTCTTTCAAGTGTTATCAAAGGTGAGATGAATATTGGAATTCTTATAAAATCTCTAATTGCAGACAAGGATACAGAAAATGTAAAAAAAGATCCCGATTTTGTCAAAAAAACTGTTAATGATATATTATCAGAACCTGTAGAATCAAGAAAATCCAGAGCAAAGTCAGGTCTTGTTGATGAGAAGAAAATTCTTTTAGAAATTAATTCACTTGTCCAAAAAGAATTCGGTGTGGAGGTACAAGTGTTTGGTGAATCAGATACCCAAAAATATGATCCCAAAAACAAGGCACGTACTGCAAGGCCATTCAAGCCTGCAATATTAATAGAATAG
- a CDS encoding NAD(P)/FAD-dependent oxidoreductase, translated as MKIAVVGIGVAGGYLLGRLKNEHEVVGFERSTQENHDSICAWGTTRGPMQEFAKKCNLDFNDYIIHDGKNMYIDMNSDRFNIKLMGLCTYDKIGLIKDMSKGCKINYGTTPKLADLESEFDLIIDATGFYRMYLPRLAQDFHLPTYQYKVEYEDKVPFDDFYLKPFSSISGYFWYFPLGEKHAHIGAGDKNRKHVEVTDAFFKKYGGKILKTVGRPIRLATPDMCEPFYHGKVVGVGESIGTVYPLLGEGIIPSMTCADIFIENIGNNERYRQQVLEKFAIYSKVLAFVRNKMDSKFSTIKHFADLIAIYRYMKKNEQRFGMEIKMTDMMKVAKA; from the coding sequence TTGAAAATAGCAGTTGTTGGCATTGGAGTTGCAGGTGGATATCTTCTTGGTAGATTGAAAAATGAACATGAAGTAGTTGGTTTTGAAAGATCCACACAAGAAAATCATGATTCCATATGTGCTTGGGGCACAACTCGCGGACCAATGCAAGAATTTGCTAAAAAATGTAATCTCGATTTTAACGATTACATAATTCATGACGGAAAAAACATGTACATTGACATGAATTCAGACAGATTCAACATCAAATTGATGGGTCTTTGTACCTACGACAAAATTGGTCTTATCAAAGACATGTCAAAAGGATGTAAGATCAATTATGGTACCACACCAAAACTTGCAGATTTAGAATCAGAATTTGATCTCATAATTGATGCAACTGGATTTTACAGAATGTATCTTCCAAGACTTGCTCAAGATTTTCATCTGCCAACATACCAATACAAGGTAGAATATGAAGACAAAGTGCCATTTGACGACTTTTACCTTAAGCCATTTTCTTCAATTAGTGGATATTTTTGGTATTTTCCATTAGGGGAAAAACATGCACATATTGGTGCTGGCGATAAAAACAGAAAACATGTTGAAGTAACTGATGCATTTTTTAAAAAATATGGTGGAAAAATACTCAAAACAGTTGGAAGACCAATTCGTCTTGCTACACCTGATATGTGCGAACCATTTTATCATGGAAAGGTTGTTGGTGTCGGTGAATCGATTGGAACTGTTTACCCACTTTTAGGAGAAGGCATCATACCAAGCATGACCTGTGCGGACATATTTATCGAGAATATTGGTAATAATGAAAGATACAGACAGCAAGTACTTGAAAAGTTTGCCATATACTCCAAGGTACTTGCATTTGTCAGAAATAAAATGGACAGCAAATTTAGTACGATAAAGCACTTTGCAGATCTTATTGCAATTTATAGATACATGAAAAAAAATGAACAGAGATTTGGTATGGAAATTAAAATGACAGATATGATGAAGGTTGCAAAGGCCTAG
- a CDS encoding YkgJ family cysteine cluster protein: protein MMRKELEESLELLSKNWEINPIIRDFILGNRSDVSDFAIKVKDVVFHIPYIAKAESYVLWKCYWPDCHNCCDRQGRLPLTSNDLITIAKGLKYQKVTDFIKNDTNIATWEERGPSGNNITMTMINLKRKENETEEDDGTHISCRFLDEKGYCGLHPNRPGVCYLYPFSSWLENEKGRARVHASFQFTGDCPGFYLSKSIDEMKSVLLEYSKMIYDYNMNSNRTVRENFGSVTMGF from the coding sequence TTGATGCGAAAGGAACTTGAGGAATCACTTGAACTTTTATCAAAAAATTGGGAAATAAATCCAATCATACGGGATTTTATTCTAGGAAACAGAAGTGATGTTTCTGATTTTGCTATCAAAGTAAAAGATGTTGTTTTTCATATTCCATATATTGCAAAAGCAGAAAGTTATGTTCTCTGGAAATGTTACTGGCCTGATTGCCATAATTGCTGTGACAGACAAGGCAGATTACCTCTTACATCAAATGATCTAATCACAATTGCAAAGGGACTAAAGTACCAAAAAGTTACAGACTTTATAAAAAATGACACTAACATTGCTACTTGGGAAGAAAGAGGCCCATCTGGAAATAATATAACAATGACCATGATAAACCTGAAACGAAAAGAAAATGAGACAGAGGAAGATGATGGAACCCATATCTCTTGTAGATTTTTGGATGAGAAAGGTTACTGTGGATTGCATCCAAATAGACCTGGAGTCTGTTACCTCTATCCGTTTTCATCTTGGCTTGAAAATGAAAAAGGCAGAGCTCGTGTTCATGCAAGCTTTCAGTTTACCGGCGACTGTCCGGGTTTTTATCTTTCAAAATCAATTGATGAAATGAAGAGTGTTCTTTTGGAATATTCTAAAATGATATATGATTATAACATGAATTCAAACAGAACGGTGCGAGAAAATTTTGGATCTGTTACTATGGGGTTCTAG